ACCTTGTCAACCATAATAAAGTGGATGGAAGTGCTATAGGCACTATTAATGAATGTATGGCTACACACATATGTCACATAAATGAAGCACTATTTTCTAATGTATTTGTTTCTTCAAGCACACATAACTATTTTTTCTGCATGTCAGTGATACTTGAATGTATCTACAATATGCATGTATTAGGTCCCTGCATTGTCAACGTATATTAGATGCCATGTAAGAAAACCAATGTCCTAGCATATACTAAAAGGACAAGCACTGTAGCTATGTCTCTACCATTGGTATCATCATCTATGAGCCAATATCTATGTTCAGATTCACTGTTAGATTGCTATTTATTTGTCcattatagctatactgttTTTGTTCACTGTTATCACCTCAAAGCATTCAAAAGTAAAGTAGCTAGGTTTCTGCTTGAGTTATTATTATAAGGCTTAAAAATTCCCAAAATTTGAGCAGTGGGCAGAAGATTAGTAACTGCTTCAGATAACAGTATCAAATTATTAAGATGCCATCATCTACATAATATCCTATATTggctctatatatatatatatacatcatgTATTGTTGGATGTAGCCTCATAGCTGAAGGTACAATATGCAAGATCTACATGcaatagacagttcagcttCAGCCtctaaagagatcagctacaaataagtcaccgtgtagagagttcggttgcATGCAAGtcacactgcatgcatgtacagagttcaactacaaataagtcacactgtagagagttcagctacaatcatgTACATGCATGAATACACATTCAGATCAACAGTTTCCTACTAATTTTCTAAGCTGTACATTTTGTCTCTGCAGGTAAATTATTACtacttttatatatatatatatatatatatatatatatatatatagttagttATGTATAGAGGGCAATTGTTTCTTATTAACTAGAGGTTGAGTAGCTAAATAGTTTCCATATAGCACTTCAGGAATCTGTGTGAAGCcactgtgtgtgtacatgtgcattaATTATATATTTCAAGAGAAACTACTTTTGGGAATGTGTCATTACAAGTATCAGTTCATTTGATTGACAAAGAATATTAAAACCCTATTCTTCTCAGCAAAGGCTGTAGATCTTCATAATACATTGTTTTGTAAACACGTTGACATGCTAATCTTATAGATGACATATCTGAGTTGCTTAGCTACAATCGAGGAAGCGTCTCTTTTTTAGCTGAATCATGTTATGAAGCTCCAAAATTTTGACTGTATAACATAGTTTGGGAAATACATTACTGCATTCAGCTAGAACTAATCCCTTTAATTTCCCCATGCATGCAAAGTCCTCCATTGGAATTTACACTATAGCTACGTCTCTTCAGTCAGTAAAATTTGCTTGCTATTCTTTAGTTGCTGATACAGCTTGCTACATGTTATATGGCTATTTATAAGATGACATGCTGTGTAGACATCCTTGTAAACAGTATAACTAGTTTATAAATGTTTCTAATAATACAACCATTAATCATGTAAACTATCTAGAAAATCAATTAAGTCTTCAATCATgctgcacaaaattaatgtattatAAATGAACATGTACTAATGTCATATTTTATCCCTATCAATGCTATGACCATTTACTCTTTTGTGCCCATGGGCTATGAAATCTTAACAGACATTCAGGTTAGAAAAAGGAATCTATAAATACTCAACATATATTATAAATAATTGGTGATAAAATTTATTAATTCATAATGTGTTACTTTCCACAAAAGATATGGAATATATTCATCACATAATGATGACAGAGGATTTTATTCCTTTCAAGTTAGATTTCATTGCATTATTGCTTAACTACATTTACAATAGTGTTGTTAAAACCTATTTTAGTAAGCATAAATTACTTTTAGTGGATGTAGTATACCAAACCAAAACTAAAATTAAGCTTTAATGTGAATcttactaaaactaaactaaaacttaAACTCGATTTCCTTTATTTACTAAACCTTAAACTAAACTAAATTACATTTACACTGGTAGCTAGTTTACTAAACTAAAACCTATTTTAGTAAGCATAAATTACTTATTGTATACTATACTACACCAAAACTAAAAGTTTTTATCTTAAGTTTACTAcaactaaactaaaactaaaatgttTTTTCCTACTGGTACTACTAAAATGTGAAAACCTATACTAAAgcaacactaatttacaacatGAATATGAATGACATTAGTTATAATAAAAATGCCATTTTGTAAAAAACATGACAATTTCAAGCATCCAATGGAAGTCTTCAGCCAACACAGTGAAtcctacatgtacatatatagctaaaaGGGGATTTTCCATTCAAATGGCTGCTGAAATAACATTCCTGAATCATTATTGTTATCAAGTTGCTTTGTACATAAGACAGCATATAGTAGCTATTCCCCTCAGTATTTCCCTCATCTGATCATGATAGAAACTTTCCATCTGATAATATCTATTCTgactatgcatgcatacatgcaggaAATTCTAATAGCAGTATTGCCATACATGACTCTTAGTATTTAGTTTCATATTTTGTACatattcagtataatatgtacattGCAAGCTGTTAACTATTATTCTAACGGCATTCTTTCATGATATAGTACAATTACTCTGGGATATACAGGTACTCTAACCACCACTATACTTTTCTTATTATATTGTTCCATCAGTACCTGCATGACTATCCTGAAGTGATTATATTTAAAACAATGGAGTATATGTGTCCATAATGCTGGGACACCATTAATCTTGAAATTTACTAACTGAGTATTATGTAGGAATTTACTATCTATATGTATGTGTAATTGATCTTACTTGTGAGTTTAGAAACAGGAACTAAAATATAATATATAGAGTAATTGAATTCAGTAGAGCATTATTAAcatgttccaaactaaataagaagccAAAAATTTAAGTTGTGCATGGCAGCTTTTTCTCAAAAACATAACAAATTTTAtgtgatgtaccaaaatttacccttgtgtaggaagcatggcTACTACATGTGTAGGGCTatattaagaaattttgtaggaaatattcccacactgttgaattttgtaagaatgATTCCCACATATGGCACAATGCATGTGGAAGACATTTTAGGAATCATTCCTACACTGTAAgaagatgtcttacactttgCTGAATTTGCAGGAatatatttcctacaaaattctacaaaaattctcaataaagctctACACATGTATGGttcctacacaagtgtaaaattccttcctGCACTTTACCCCAAAATTATGATTCCTTATTTACTTTGGAATATGTTTGCTATATAAGAattcatataatattatagccatACACATGCTACATTGAAATAATTGCTTGATTATGCATGGCTTTAAGTATTACACTTCTTGTATATCCAGCTCAAATGCACATTTTGTGTTGTGGCAGCTATAGTGATATGAGTTTGAAATGAGAACATGTGAGGTTATACCAAAATTATAAGGTCTTAGCTAATATTtatttgaaattgaataccTTGAAAAATGTTCTGAAACTGTTtggtaatttgctttattttcgagcaaaaaaaaaaaatcgtgattaaaattttcgtgtaaaaatattatcgtatgatttacgtgaatgactgctctattagagtagttcaatctttagtaaaaattttcgtgtaagaaattttcgtacaagttttgcatacgaaaattattctacaaaaagcaaattatggtatatccCACCAGTATAGCTATGTAGGTTGAAGTGTATGGAGTAGTGTAGGGTCTAGTACTAAATTagtttactctaatagagcagtcttgtATTTTGTAAAAGTTTAAGCTTGCAAATATAGTTATACTAGTATATGCTCTAATGTCCTGTAATAAACTGTATATACATGTTTCAGGTTGCTCCTATAGTTAACAAGATAGATAGTCAGCTAGGTAACTGTATCTGATTGTTTGGAGGTTAAAAATCATACATTAGACATAATAAACTTAAAACTTTAtataccctaatacaacaaatggacaaacacacagacaggTGGACAATAGTTTGATAAAGACAGCCTGTTTACCACCTGCAGTATGCTTTTAACCTTCAAAGAAAAGACAAAATATAGAAAATAAGTACCAGAAACCAGACTTTCTACTtgaaaaggggggttccacgctggaattgcaacttcagtctagcCTGGTGATGTCATGGCCtatagctgtaagttgaagacagaAAAAAAAGATACTGCACTTATCAATGTCATCCCCACACCCCAGGGgtagggtgggggaatacagggttTTGATaaagtctagtgtcaaattccccaatACTGAGGTTAAGAAACTTGTCaaaaccccactatgtccccacctctAAACGATGGTTTCTATAGGGGATTTGAGATTTGATTTATCTATTAAAATAAGTTTTGGTTCTGCAAACTGCCACCATCAAAAGCCCCAGGATGGGGCAAGAtatagatgtcaaatccccagtaggtgcATGTGGATCCCCCAGggtgggggtggggcttgacattgatatgTGAATAACtatctgctgacaatagcttccctccaccaactatatctccctACATATGCATGTAACTTACTCCTCTTAAAAAATACTCTCCTTATTCAGTTGTCCTCCACAAACTATGCCCTCCACCACCAATTATGTCCATAATTTCCCTCCAcaaactatatctccttatgtATAATTACATATTTAGCTTGTTCATCTAAAAATtactgtgactgctccattagagtttCTTgaccttgactgctctattagagtatttcgaattattgatgctattaaGGCTCTTccaaaaaggggggttccatggaaccctttgaacccccccccctagatctgcccctgagaAAGGTTTATCTGATGTGACATCTACATATAAACCAGTATCAAAATTGTAGGCACAATGATGACAATGTACACCATAgggtacatacatatgtaaagTTTTAATTTCAGTGGCTTAAATAcattgaatataattatgtgtttgcTTATCAACCAATTAAGGAAATGGGAACAGTACATCTaggcatatatagctacatttcCACATAGTAAATGTAAAAAGTGGAGTCTCATATAATGATTTGAATTGGGACCACTGCTTGTTGTGGTAGACAATATCCAGAACTCATCTAACCAGTTTTGCAAATGATACTTAAATTATTTGCTATTGTCCATGATACAAGAGACATGCAGCAACTGCAATAGGATTTGCTGGTTCATGGTCTATGTTTGGGTTAATATGTCCGGCAGTGTGTGTGAGTAACTTACCAGAATCATTATATTGTGTGAGAAAGATGGTACTAGAACAGGTATATATCAGATGTAACATATTGTATTCcctgtaactagtaacttgtaaaaCTAGGACTAACTGTCCAAAAAGTAAccaagttacaatagtaactagttacatatacCCTGTATTAGATCATGCTTTAAATGCCATGCATAACACTCTTTAATTTTTGTACCATacatgctacagccacatttaAATAGCTATAATAGTATATAGACACATTCTCATGATTCAGCTGGAGTAATGGACAAAACAATAGTTGAACTGAGCTGAGATGGCCATGGAACTTTTATTTTCAGGAAGTGCACAGTTCTTTGCTACCCTTACTAAGGcaaatttgtttcataataaattatatcatgaaaaatgtatttaaaaagttaacaagcaagCGTATGAAAGTAACCAGTAACGTAACTTCTAGTTAGCTACCTTTTAAAAAGTAAgttatacataattacatgggATAAATGGAATGTGTAACTAATAACTAGATACTTTTTTGAAGTAGCTACCTCAACTTTGACTGGgtcattaatgattggaactcccTAGATGTAATGTTAACAACTTCCATCTCTATAATTGTTTAAGAGAAGTACTGGAAAAATCTAGATAGGATGTATGGTCTTAATCAAAGGCCAGTGCATGCGTGGCCTAAATGTGTACCtgaatgtatatagctactgtatatgtcCATTAATTATTTTCAACTGCACAAAATGGCCTATCTGCTAGAAATCGTTGCACTGACATGCAATTTGATGGTTGTGTTTATATTTTAGATAAAAGAGGATCCATTGTATATACCTACTAAATATGGTTAAGTGATCCATGTAGCTACCTATATAACCATGCAACAAGTTTCATGTTTCACTGAAGCAACAGAATTACTGAAGGAGTGCTATTATTTGTATGTctgcatgtgcatgtatgtatgaatgtataTATATTCCCTTCCCAAAAGTATGGAGATGTTATTATTATACTAGTTTCCCCTGCTGTACTCAGTGTTGTAATAATGCAAGCATGCATGTTGCTATTTAAtataatcaagagtaaataatagagaagagagtatccaactgccatatatcATATAAAAAATGATCCTGTTAAGTCTTTCTGCACATTTCAGTAAAATTTAGGGTATCATAGAAGTGTTCATATCTACTAATCATCACCTTCAACACTTACACACAATACAAAGCCTGTGTGCACACCACTTGTTAATAAACTAATTTAACACCTTCTTTGAATATGTTTTAACAAGCAGAGTGGACTTTACAGGATCATTTTTGATatggtatatggcagttggatactctcttctctattatttactcttgatataatttataaatttaacaTTGTGATATGAACTAATACAATGTATTCATGGTACCATACATATAAAAATTGCACAGAATAAGTATTGCTATCAACAGTTCCTTAACCAGCCATTTCCTTTCCAGTAGGTATAGCTGGTCTGAATATATATGGTGGGGCTATTGTACTGTCTATAACCAGTGGTTTCCCTATGCCTGTTGACGTAACATAATATAGTGTGTCATTATCATCTGATTTAAATGCCAGAGCAACGTTATCATTATTGTTGTTGGTCAACTGCACCATCTGAGTAAGGTATTCCCTTTTGTCATCCTTGACCTGTAAACAACACAAAATAGCATCAATCACTGCTAACAGTATACTACATGTATTGAATACAGTAATTATTACAGTGCTTAATGTTTTATACTGAGAGAGTTTAAATCCAATAAATATTGAATGATACAATCTGCATGCTGAAGACAATCCCAATATACAATATACACATCTAGGCAATCTATCTAATTGAGTGTATCAACTGCACATTTAGCATATATACTAGCTATAAGCACATGCACTCAAAGGAAATAGTTACCTTAAGACACAGATGGCTTCCATCCATGATGGAGTCGACTCCAACAAAGTGATTTAGAAGACTGTTGTTTTGAAGTGTAATTATGGATAATGATATGTTGTAACAGTAGAGAACTGGATAAATAACAAAATACACAGTATTTTATTCGTGCAGTGTTGTGCATAGCTATATGTGACTAAATTATCATGCAACACCAAGTAAAACCTCATCAGAATGCCTTTATAGTCCTGGTCTGTTAAATGAACATGCAGAGTAGACTGAATATCAGCTAGCTATCACATATATAGTAAAATGTACTCTTTTATGCTGCTATGGATATTGACATGGAACCTCATGCCGATCCCAAGATCTGGTTCATTATAATTCAACTCCTGATTGTCTGCATAGTTTCCATAACAAAGTCAATTATATACGTACCTCTTATATCTTCAGAGGTGATGCTGTCTGACGTAACAGTGATGATTTTCCAACAAGAATCATCACTGCAGGACTTTGGCATCTCTGGAATCTTGACGCAGATGTAATTGTTGCCCGGCTCCACTAAGATCACCTTGAGTGAGCCAGAAGAACACACAGAGCAACTCATTATTGTTCAACGGCTAATGAAGTTAAGTTGAATAGTTTCTGCACGTTGCAGTTTGGAAATAGCTGCTGCCTTATATACTCACCTTATTATGGGGCGTGCGTGCAGAGGCCGCACACTTACATTAATACGTAGTCGTCACAGTGAAGCCAGTCAGGGAATAATATAGTTGCAGCCTCTCACATGTTGCATGCCTTCCTGGCGTGAGAGTGAACCAAAACTGTTTAATGCTGGCAGGTGGTGATAGGCCCTTGACGGTGAAAGGACAGGAATTTGGGGATATAGATTTATCGCTACAGTAATTTCCCGGATATCTCAAAGTGATGTTCCATGCGCCGGTCAAGGAATGTGTTATTGTACAAGTATACCCAAATAGTAAAACAAAAAGTGATGAACGTCATTAT
This portion of the Dysidea avara chromosome 12, odDysAvar1.4, whole genome shotgun sequence genome encodes:
- the LOC136239761 gene encoding uncharacterized protein isoform X1 produces the protein MSCSVCSSGSLKVILVEPGNNYICVKIPEMPKSCSDDSCWKIITVTSDSITSEDIRVLYCYNISLSIITLQNNSLLNHFVGVDSIMDGSHLCLKVKDDKREYLTQMVQLTNNNNDNVALAFKSDDNDTLYYVTSTGIGKPLVIDSTIAPPYIFRPAIPTGKEMAG
- the LOC136239761 gene encoding uncharacterized protein isoform X2; amino-acid sequence: MPKSCSDDSCWKIITVTSDSITSEDIRVLYCYNISLSIITLQNNSLLNHFVGVDSIMDGSHLCLKVKDDKREYLTQMVQLTNNNNDNVALAFKSDDNDTLYYVTSTGIGKPLVIDSTIAPPYIFRPAIPTGKEMAG